GAGTCATATTTCATCCACATAAAATGTATAAACCTCACAATGTAAAAACACTAGCTGAATGCTATAAAAGAGAATATAataagggtttggagtcgtATTTCATCCACATAAAATGTATAAACCTCACAATGTAAAAACACTAGCTGAACGCTATAAAAGAGAACataagggtttggagtcatATTTCATCCACATAAAATGTATAAACACTAGCTGAAACATTGAAGGACCTCATGCAAGTAAAGTCATACTATCACAAAACAAATTGTCAGAAAAGGCAACATCACCTGTTTCGTATAGGAACCAGCAAGGAAGAAATTTTTCACAGGTGTCTTTTGGTCAGGTCTAAAAGGATCTTTTCCAGGTGCCTCCCGATACAAAGATTGCCCAATTTTGACAACAGAAGACCAAGTAACTTCTAAACCTTGAGAAGATGGAAACAAATCCAATACCTGATAAAAGAGGCCAAAAACTAAATGTTAGACAATTATTCTAGGCTATCCAAGCAATAAAAATGCAAACAAGAGCAGAATATATCATGATAGAGATGGCATGTAAGAATAAGCAGTGGAGTGGTAATGGTGATAAAACAATTGTTTTAGAAGTGAAATGACACACTTTCTTTGATGTATCATATAGTTTAGTTGAACCTATCTGTTAGGCCTGTCAAAACAACAAATGATATTGACatataaatttctgtttttcaaAGCCCAAAAGCTTTATCTTCCCAATCTATTTCTTTAATTATTGATGCAACCAAGCTTTGGCCCATATTGTGGCATTAATTTGGCATATATTCATGGATCTGTAAGTCCACAAAAGGATGTCATATTGTTTAGATCAATTTCATGCATCAACCTGCAATGTATATTAATCAACATAAGTAGATGTTGTTTCctatttgtcaaaaaaaaaaaaaaaaaattataatactAAAATCTCTGCGGACGTATAAAAAATATCCTGTGGGTCAAAGCAAGGCTAGGAAAAAGCAACACAAAAGAGCACCATTAGAACAATATTATATTCCTGTGCAAGTACACGTCATGGCATGGCATTGTATGTGTAAAAGAAGATGCAGCTTATGCACGAGGTATTTTATTGTGGCCACTAACCTGTTTTTCAACTCTTCTTATAATTTCATCATTGGGCAAGGGCATGTAGGGATCCCCAGGTGTCAGCACACATCTGGAAGTAAGAGGAATAGAAGTTTAGCCAAATGAAAAGGGAGAATTAAAACTTGTGGATGGACTGAGGAAAAGCTGATcgaggaattttttattttcaatttcctCCCCCCGCCCTCCAAGGAGGAGGGTTGTTAAGGGATCACATGTCTACAATCTAACAGTGAAACCATTAACAAAAGGTTAAATCACAGATTACAAGTTAACGAGAACATGCTGCAAGTATGTAACAATTTAGAAGCTTCTCTATCATAACTGCTCTCGCAATActgggttaaaaaaaatataaaatatgatTCCTCAGAATAATGTACAAAGAAGAAATCTTCCTTACTGGAGCAGTGATCCTTGCCCTTCAATGTAATAATCTTCTGGGGAAGTAAGTGCAAGGTCTGCAAAGCAGGAAAAGTCTGCATCTGGGGTGTATAGGAGGTTATCCAACCCTATTGCTTGCCTCAATTGCCTTGCAACAAATCATACGAGCAACGTAAATAATCTTAGTGGAGATCATGAAAGAAGAACACAAAACAGATAGTGCAGTAAGAAATATTATAAACATTCATAACTAGACCCAAAAACAATTAGTACACAAATAATATCCatccaaacaaaaaatttagaCAGTCACCTTGACTTTTCTATATCTTGTAACTCTGTAACCCAGCCATTGTATCTCAGTTGCACAGTGACAACAGGCACACCAGCAAGTTTGTATATATTATCAAAAAGTTCCCACTCCCTCCATTGGGATGGAAGTAATCTTTTGATTCCAGGGATATCACAAGCTGCCAAAAGaatgtaaaaatcacattcattAAATACTTTGATCATGAAAATCCCCCCccaaaggaaagtaaataataattaattaaaagaacgTAAATGATGAAATAAAGTCTAACAATGTACCTGCAACATAGACATCAGCCTTAACTGTTTTCTTGTTTGTAGCCTGACAGACATGAaaggaaaagggagaaaaggaaaacttTATTAACAGTTTCAGGATGTACTTGAAATTATTAAGTAACAGAGATGGCAATTATAACTTTTTATTCATAGATGTCAGCAATAGCACATCAAGGATTCAGAGATGTCGACTGTACATTAGCCTATTTTGTTGGGGAAAAGTCTGGGCACACCACCAGCATACCATAAGCTAGcccccattgtgtctatctctttcttccttccaccctttgaaatgactcCGTTGCGCCTCTTATATGATGCCCCGTCCTGCACCCCCATTGGTGCTGCCAACTAGCTTACTACACACGGCGGTGTGCCTGTCCCCCTCCCATGTTgtagcccaagtgcccaactCCAGCTATAATGGTAAATGACTATAAGTATTTAGTAGTACAAACTGGCAGTCATCACAGAAAATCCTGCCTTCacaccccaccccaatcccCACCCCCAAATGGAGGACAAAGATCTAATGGCTAGTAACATAATCCTACAATTGGCATAAACTTCAAAGCACTTCAAAGCATTTCAAAAGCAGGATGAACCTTGTAGCTGACAGTGCAGTCACATAATTCctctttttatttcattaggatttactttaccaattaaaaataaaagaatgaccATAATGTCCAAAGTCCCTGGCTGTTACTAATCCAGAAGACAAGAGAGAATATGAACTTCTGTTATTTTCAATAACATTGCAAAATTTGTCCAGAATACAATAAGAATAAACACCTAAGCTCATTGAAATAATGTAACTGAAACTGAGAAGAGAATTGTCACCCGCCCCCCCAACTACATCATTTTTGTTATAATTGTTGGTTTTATGGGGGCCAGCGTCCACCCTTACAACAGACATACCTACACAGTTGGGTGCGGAGATCTACATTAGTGAGCTTGACagctcatagttgtcaaggcgacccaaggcggtggaggaatgcctaagtgcttaggtgaCAAGACGCTCGcctaggcgaccaagtgttagtTTCTAAGTTTTAAGATATAACTTCAACAGGAATTAAATGAGCAGTAATCTACCTTAGACATGGCAAGACCTGTTATATAAGTGTCTCCATTGGCAGTTTTATTATAAAGTACCTCTCTACATCCCCACCTGAGATGAAACCTGTTGCAATAGTAAAAGAAACTTCAGACGTTATAACGTAATGAGGTGAGGGTGGGgtgaagctctatcgaagttaaaaaataagaaagaaatctATCTTCATGTTCATACCTGCCCCCTTTGTCTATTATATACTGTTTGATTGGGCCACTCAAGTACACATCCGGAGACCCCTTAAGCATGCGCAGGAGAGAAGCCTCTGTCTTAGTAGCAAATAATGAGAATATGGTAAGCATACAACGGGCACTGATATTATCACAGTCAATAAATCCTAGGGCATATGCGACCGGATCCCACATTCTTTGGATACTCATGCGTGTGCCACCTTTGGACATGAACCAATCTGAGAAACTAATCTGCGGGGGCACAAATGAAGGCTTCAGTAACATTAATTCACAAAGAACCATTAGTGTAGTGTAACCAGAAAAAACTTATTAAACTCGACATAAATGCTGGtcaacttttcttttctaaaagagagaaaataatatataGGCCATGTTTatgtaagaaaatgaaaaagctTCCTCCAGTGAAGTTTTGTAGCATATTTCTTTCTCCAGTGTGGTGTAGCAATATCAAGTGACACCCAAAGTCGTTACCAAGAGATGATAGAGGATCATGCTTACATTGTCCAAGTTCCGTATGTCCCTCATTGCCCCATCTGGATCAACAAGAGCCCGAACAACAGGGCTTAGGGCAAGGGCTAAAGCATTCCTTGCTTTATCATAAGTCTGCAGTTAAATGAAACATTGGAGAAAATTCGTCACATGCATGTACAGTCAAATAGGAAACATATGCCACAGTGGCGtcaatttatttcaatatttcatAAACTGATTCTTCTAGCCGACTCTCATTAGGTTTCTTGTAGTAGCACCTAATGCTTAGATCAGTGGTCAACACCTGAGATCTGTTTAAGGGTAATCTATGGCTAAGGACAGTGGGCTTAAGGTCTTTTAAATCACCTTAATCTGATTTGTTGACAGAAATGCACGAATTCCATGTATTGGTGCTCCAAATGGAAACCGAAAGTCAAGTTCTGCATTGAAAAATCAAGATAAAAATGAGGAAGCAAGAAATTCAAAGTGCATCATCATATTAATTTTAACTAAACTTATTTATCTAAAGAATTAAAAAGCATACCACCAATCTggccatctttatttataaaagTATGTGTATGATCCTTTACAAGTAGATTTTTGTCTGCACCAACCTATATTTAGCAGAAGTCCAAGAACAACAGTCAGAGACTTTATAACTTAATGCCTACTTTAAAGAAAGCATAGTTCAATTTCAATTGCTGACAGAAACCAGCAGAAAGAACCAACATTTCTCAAATAACTCTTTCATACGTCAGTACTGGAAAACCACGAAGCTACCTAATGTTGAAACTTGGTACGACTTCAAGAATACCCTCTACGGACATAACTCTGgttattaaaaataacaaattAAAGCTGCAAATATTAATCAAAATTATATGTAAAGGCATTGAAATACTTTatggcaataaaaaaaaaaaggcaattgCCCTGGAATAGTTCATCTGGAGGTAAAAGATTCAAAAAGTAAGACTGGGAGATAGATACACTTGAGCTTCGCCAGACTGACTGGTCCCAAAAACAAGGAGTCAAATCAAACATCCAACATGTCCCATCAAGGAGATCAGATTGGACAGAGCCAAACTGAAGAATGACCCTAACAGAGCAcgaattttacatttatacaTTCAAAACACTATCATAAATAGTCCCCACctcccaacccaaaaaaaaaaaaaaaaaaacctataagcatctttccaaaaataaaaaagcaacaAGGCCTAAAAATAGCTCACAAGCGGTCCCAATCCTTGGCACAATAAACACATGTCCAACAAAGATAGATTGGGAAAGAGGATGACATCCGACAGATCTTTTAATCAACCATCCATTTGAAATTTGCAAGACTTCCATGAGTGTTACGTATACAATAAGCATACAACAATCCAATTATTTTCAATTGTAATCAGGCCTTCAATCATTTTTTGGATCTTTTGTCATACATATTCCCCTTCTAAGCCCAGTTAGAACTATCAAGGACTTACATTTTTACAGGGTGCACCTGCATCATTAGCATAAGGACAATTTTTCTACAGTGGCATCTTTTTAATCAGAAGCTTACTTTGTATCATGAACTACAAGTGTCTTTTACTTTAATAGTGCCAAGTAAGTATTATGTATTTTTTCACATTTGACACCTTTAGATATAAATGCATGTTCTCATATCCTTTACTATTTCTTAAATCTAAATGATGGGTTGACAACTCCGAATCAAAAGCCATTGTcaactaactaaactatgaaGAATTTACCTTTTTAGTTTAATAGAGTTTGGAGAGGAACAGTGATTACAATAACTTCATATCCTTCGATGTTTCTTAAATCTATTTCTTAATTTCCACAAAACTTCAGTGATCACAATAAGAATGGAAAagcacaataaaaaaaaaaatatagcaaaTGACAAGcctcaaaataaaatttaaaagttaaaaaaatttataggatAAAGAGATTGGGGACATCCACCTACCATACCTTACAAGCAGTGCAAAATAAGATTGTTTCCTACATGGGCAACTAGTAAGAGAGGAAGATCTTCTAATACAAAAGCTACATGAAAGAGGGGGGAaagataggaaagaaaaagcaaaTTAAGCACCCCAGTTCATGTTCCGTTGCTCAACTTTTTGTAAAACCTCCAAGTAAGACTGTCATAGTTTTCGAATATAATAATTAGATATTCCGAtattgctctttttaaatacatGAAATGGAACAGACAGTATGATGTAAAACATGGCATCACTTTCAACAGGTCTAATACAGCACTATAATATCAGGAGAATCTGGTTGCATTTTTCCCCCCCAAAATCAGCTACCACTAAAATAGTGTTTTCATGGAATTCTTAAGAATATTTCTCTTTCTGGTAAAAGGAAAATACTTTTAGACTGAGcataatatataattaaaatggTATCATACATTCATACTACAATTGATGAGCAAAAAATCTTACCTTTTTCATCAAACGAAAAAGATTATTATAGCAACCAAAGAAAACATGTAGCCCCATCTCAATGTGGTTCCCACGTTTATCCAAAAATGAACCCACTTTACCACCGATGAAAGACCTTGATTCATATATATCAACCTACAGATAAAAACAAAACATCCATCAAAATCAGTTTCATATATTtgaaatataaaaatcatataCATCAAGAAATATCCAATGGAAATGCCAATGGGAAGAAACCCTGTACTAGCCAACATATGCTTCAAAACAATGAAAAGCTAAGTTGAAAGAGCTGTGAAGAGCTACTGGATCAAACAGGGGAGAGAAGACATATACTCCAAAATCCATGCATAGTTTACTCTTACAACATCACTGCTGAAACTAAACTCTCTGTTAACAAAATAGATATTTTTTATCCCTTCCAGTGTAAGACATCCTTAGAGGTCAAAATATCACAAGAACTGATGCAGGTGGAGATGTATATATTAACATAGTTGAAATGAGTGTCGTTCTAAGCCAAACCTCATGGCCTTGATCCAAAAGCTCCACTGCAGTTGACATGCCCGCAAGCCCAGCTCCAACTATTGCCACTTTCAGCTTTGGCCCCCTATAAAGCTCAGGTTCTGGTGGAAACAAACCTTTTGGAGCTGAAAGACAAACATTGACTTAAGAATCCTCACTATTTAAATAATGCAAGTAAATAAGCTGCTCCAGAAAGTAATGATatcaaatttgtttttcttaCGGAGCTTCAAAATTGTTAGTATAACAATGTCCAACTATTTGATTGCTCAAAGTGCACATGGCCAGATTGGGACCATCCACTCATACCTAAATAAGTTTATTACAATAACCAAACAAATTCTATAGCATTGCCATGAAGTTTTTCATGTATTATAGCTTTCTGGTTTCACAAAAAAACAATTGGAAagataaaaaacaaaagggaggTGGGGTGGAAAAATTGCCTTCCAAAAAACATATACATCCTTCAGAACAATATAAAAATCATCAATGGCCAAGTTCCCACCTGTTTGTTAAAATATACTTAGGTTTTGGATGTTGGGAAAGCAAGCTGGCTGCTGTGGATTGGTTCAGTTTCATGTTGAATCAAGTAAGACGATCGGCATTATGCAAATTTGATGCTTTTTTATACTCCATTCTCAACTCTTAAGAAGCATAAAATTTGAAAACCAATAACTTTTGTGGAGTTTCAACCATGAAATGCCAGCTTTGACAACAAATATCACCTAGCCTAAAACAACGGAATTTGGATTTTCCTAGACCCAAACAGAGCCTAATTaactgaaattttttataatctGCTCATCCTCTCTACTTGCTTTGAGAAACGAGAATTGCAACACTGATCAACTTCGTCACCTACTCCTTCAATTCCTCAATTTCCTTCCTTAAAAGCACTCTCTTTTAAGTCAACTCGAATTCACCCAAAATTGAAAATCCCCAGTCACATGACATCCAACCAAAGTTCCTTTGCAAACCCCAACCTTAATTTGACACTGAAACAATAATCAACTGACACATACAAACAGAAATTCACTTTCAAGCAGTAGAGAGAAGAAGTACCATTAACGCCCATGTCTGAAACATTTGTATCCAACGACGACCGAACTTCCAATCTCTCAGTCTTCAGTTGAACTTTACCGCGATGAAGAATCAGAGATGGACGCACTGTTAAGCCCATAGCTTCGTAACGGAAGTTGGTGAAAGTAGCAGGGAAACAAGTTGAAGAAGCCATGGTCACCGAATCAGCAAaaagatgagaaagagaaatacaaataaaactgaaactctctctctctctctctaaactcgTCCAGAGAGAGAGTATCTTCTCATCTTCTGCTAAACGATGATTAAACTTTAGTTCTTCAACATTTGGTTGTGGTTCATCGTCGTCTATGATCTTTCCTCTCAGCTGTTCTTACTttgttttggaaaaaaattgaagaaatctgGAATGAGCGAACGTTTTGAATCGATACGTATTTTCCCATTTTAGATCACTTTAGGCTGTAACGGACAGTGCGCCTTATCTTTGCCTAATTATGAATAAACTTGGAAAAGGAAGCACCACGACCGCACCGCACCGCACCACCGCCCcctaatattattattattattattattattagtttttttatgAATTCAGTATTCCTATTGATGTTGGGAGAATTGGGAAAGTATTTCCTCCGAAAAAGTGCGTCTCGGAAGACAACGCACGAGAAAGCATCAAACAGAAGAGTCGTTTTTTATTTCTAGAGTAGGTCAGTCATTTCCCCTCTTTGTACTTTGATAATGTTCCTTAAAACgcaaaaaatgcatttttctgtttttaaaaatggagaaattggATAAAAAGAGTTTGATAATCTTGTTTCGTTTCATCCAGTTTTAGAAATATAGATAGGgatttataaaaatttatgtTACAATAAAATAAACGAATGTGATGAATTTCTATAAACAAATGAAGACAACAAATTGTGGATTTGTGCctaataaaaaaacccaaaagtgaaAAGCGTGActcttctcaaactcaaaaGTGGACTCCACAACCCTGCAACTAGATGAACAGCAGATACAATGGTGACATTATGCCTTGCAACTCAATGAACATAAGAGATTTCAAGCAATCATTTTTCTGCAACTGGATATCGAACTCCATGGCCTTCTTCAAGCCCTTGCAGCCAAGGTTCTTGCATTTCTTCACTGGTAACTACAACAGATCTCAACAGAGACAACGGCAACTATAAGGAATACAATAAACCCTAGAATGTAGGGGAAAGGGGACTCTCAGAAGGCAGTGGAATGAGAAACTAGAAGAGAGGGAAGGATTTGGGAGAGGGATTGGAAGATGTAAGAGGAATAGGAGGCGACAAGGAAGGTGCAAGAGAAAAGGACCAagatgagaatgagaatgagaatgtCTAGGTTCACTGAGGGTGAGTGCTTGCGGAGAAGAGTATTGAAGGTGGAGTTGTTGGGGTTTGTGGAGGAAGAATGTTTCTTGATAGGCTTATGAGAAGGtgaggatgatgatgaagaagaataagaggtGGGCATGCGGTGACTAAAGAAAGAGGTTGGAGCAtgttatcaaacaacaatgtaTGCACAAATTGATCAAAGAAACAGGTtcatcaaacacccaaaaatccaATAAACGTGAAAATTTGTTTCATCTATTTCTGGACATAGAAACGGTAAGaacattgtcaaatggtgccgTAGTGTCACACTCTCCATAGAAAACTATTTTTCCTTATTATCGTTTTAGGGGAGAAAACCATGTCAGTGTTGGCATTATGAAACATCAGATCAGCGGGCCAATGGAAAGACGCATAAGAGCATATTCAACACAAGTgaaatggggttggggttggggttggggttggggttggtggGGGGGGAAGAAGAGCGGTATTTTGCACCCTGCATCTCCTGCGCTGAGGTTGGAGGGttcttttttcttatcattttataAATGGTGCAACTGGTTGTCACTAAAGTGGTGAACTATGTTGCTGATagaaaaggatttaaaaaaaataaaaaaactatataaTGCAGTGGTTCATAGTTAGCACTCCATGTGGGCTATATCTCTCCTCCCCATATAAGCCAGTATGGATGTCTTTTCACAGGAGATGTGACAGATACTTTGCTAGCCTTTTGGACAAGGTTCTTTTTTACTATTATATGTGAAATGATATAGTTTACTTTcattgtaggaaaaaaaataaaaaatttgtatgatataaaaagacaaaaaagtaagattacaacaatattttttcttattattcaAAATGCTCGGATTGATGCATAGATTTAGTACATATTAACAACTCCAATATCGAAAACAACTGATACTAATGCGATACCAATATGAGTCAATCAATTTTAGTTTGAATtgattataaattaaaaaaaaaaaatcaactttttGCTCCTACCAACAATATCGTATCAATCACGGTGTCTATTGATATGAATCGAACAATAAGAACATTCTAATATTGAAATCTAAGATCCTTCTTGGTTTTCATGTGAAATTACAAGACTTACCTTGTTTGGAACAAAAATATgctatattagaaaaaaaaaaagttccttgATTATGATAAGATTTTAACAAAGTGATGAATTAAAAAgttataatcttttttttttttttggcagttctaagattatataatttttttccaacTAATAAGGTAAATCATGGAATAGAATTATTCTCCATAGAGCTAAGGACCATACTTCCAGAGAGTGACTTAGGGAATCTAAATCATGTCATTTCATAGATATTACATTGAATGATACATTAAATAATgggaaatttactatcactctcctatatttggcatatatttactaaaactctcatatttcttacatttttttataataCTCCCCTGCTTTTGGACATTTACATCTATTtctccccttattttttttaaatactcagATTATCCCTTATTTTTACTTGCAACCTATTGAATTTTTTCCAAATTGGTTGGGAATGAAAGTCAATACTTTAAATAGGTCCCGTTCCTCCATTAGAGTGGGAAGTTCTCatgaattttaatattttttcactGTTGAAAGATTAAGTGATATGTATCAATTTTGGTTGAGAACGATACATATCCAATACTTTTattaaatttataattaattttttatcctTAAAATCATGCGTC
This Macadamia integrifolia cultivar HAES 741 chromosome 10, SCU_Mint_v3, whole genome shotgun sequence DNA region includes the following protein-coding sequences:
- the LOC122091296 gene encoding zeta-carotene desaturase, chloroplastic/chromoplastic: MASSTCFPATFTNFRYEAMGLTVRPSLILHRGKVQLKTERLEVRSSLDTNVSDMGVNAPKGLFPPEPELYRGPKLKVAIVGAGLAGMSTAVELLDQGHEVDIYESRSFIGGKVGSFLDKRGNHIEMGLHVFFGCYNNLFRLMKKVGADKNLLVKDHTHTFINKDGQIGELDFRFPFGAPIHGIRAFLSTNQIKTYDKARNALALALSPVVRALVDPDGAMRDIRNLDNISFSDWFMSKGGTRMSIQRMWDPVAYALGFIDCDNISARCMLTIFSLFATKTEASLLRMLKGSPDVYLSGPIKQYIIDKGGRFHLRWGCREVLYNKTANGDTYITGLAMSKATNKKTVKADVYVAACDIPGIKRLLPSQWREWELFDNIYKLAGVPVVTVQLRYNGWVTELQDIEKSRQLRQAIGLDNLLYTPDADFSCFADLALTSPEDYYIEGQGSLLQCVLTPGDPYMPLPNDEIIRRVEKQVLDLFPSSQGLEVTWSSVVKIGQSLYREAPGKDPFRPDQKTPVKNFFLAGSYTKQDYIDSMEGATLSGRQAASYICDAGEELAALRKLLDSKEAQVREAGNIQDELSLV